A window of Benincasa hispida cultivar B227 chromosome 9, ASM972705v1, whole genome shotgun sequence genomic DNA:
GGCCAGTTTACAAATGTTGAGTGTCATTATTACCATGTGAAAGGGCATATAAAGAAGTATTGTCGGAAATTTAAAAGGgacaataaaaatgataaaagcaaggaaaagaagaataacGATGACAATGATGAAAACAGAATTATGTAGCCACTGAAGATTTCTACATCTTATTTGACGGTGATGTTATAAATCTTGTTACATAGCAGAGCAATTGGTTGACAGTGGCGCCTCAGTTCATGCTACATTAAAGATGGATTTCTTTGCATCCTATACACTTGGTGATTTTGATAGTGTTAGGATGGGTAATGACGGATCAACAAAAGCAATTGGTATCGGAGACGTACACTTGGAGAACAAGAATGGTTCTAAACTGATTTTGATGAATGTGAAGCGCATTCCTGATATTCACATGAATTTGATTTCTATAGGTAAGCTTGATGATGAAGGCTTCTGCAATACCTTCTATGATGGTAAATGGAAGCTTACTAAAGGTTGTATGATGGTAGCTAAAGGAGAGAAATATTCCTCATTGTATTATATGGAGGCGAAGATCACTTATTGTGATATAAATATAGTGGATGATGAAGCGAATGTTAAAATTTGGCATAAAATACATTGTCACATGAGTGAGAAGGGTTTGAAGATATTAGCCAAGAAAAATCATCTTCCTGATATAAAGAGTGCACCCCTAAATAGGTGTCCTCAATTTTTGGCAGGAAAGTAGACCAGAGATACTTTTAAGTCATCTCAGCGTTTAAGAAAACCAAATATactagatttggtacatattaaCGTGTGTGGtcctataaaaataaaaacacttggAGGTGCATTATATTTTGTGATGTTTATCGATGACCTTTCGAGAAAAATATGAGTTTATACCTCGAAGACTAAAGATTAGGTGTTacattttggggttgatgccctaaatcgcatgggtcctatagtttgtaatattaatgtacgaacaatttatttgtttaataaaatatgagatattttatccatttagtagcattaacccataaattaataaactaacatctaaggttatcttttgtaacttaaacatgtatgtagagacatataggtggatcatgtttaattgataatctaaatggtctatagtagatagataaggctggatatcttatcttggtgacactacaaatatggtatggataccttatcttggtgacactacaaatatggtctactttgtagatgttacaattgttgtaaagtgcaacaaataatctgatcctgataattcatgtaaagacatatgAGCGAGtgtgttctatacaaaaagatttgtataagaccacaccacgaaatgaatagtctctttacaAAAaggtatgtagagatatataggtggatcatgtttaagtgataatctaaatgtctatagtagatggatacggttagataccttatcttggtgacactacaaatatggTCTaatttgtagatgttacaattgttgtcaagtgcaacaaatgatctgatcctgataatttatgtagagacatatgagcgggggtgttctatacaaaaacatttgtataagactagaccatgaaatgaatagtctctttatataacgtcgttaattgtagagacttacatttcatccgAATGACTATAAGttacatgacttgaatccttaatgagttgtgaacttttttctatgaaggcagtcctttgatttctaTGGATGacagtggccagatcgctgactcagtaagcctactattttagggattcgtctgattgcaaagttgggaacacaactatacaagaagaaattcactccttccctaatgtcagggtaagtagataaattgctccattaagagccgattcggggcttgaacaatatggcgccacaccctctcttgactcaagaggggtttgatcatagttggattatgacttattgttcattagagggatcagtggtacttaaagagttagatataactacaggggcaaaatagtaattttggctcagttgtacttacgagcaatttgagAAGAGTCATCCCATTGTTGACTGGATATATctgatggacagaaatatatctgtagtgtgaagagtgtaactgtcagtctttagtggactgACAGGCaaatgttgagtaatttaattaaagaagtttaattaattttttaagtaccattgaagtttcaatctataggtccataagatctcattggtagctcaattgggataattgagaatcaaattatttttttgttcatttgaattgttcaaaataaatgaggaaattcattatatatgatattgaattcattatatatggtataattattataatgtatttgatacattataaaataaagtttatttgagaagaattaaatatttaaatatgattcaaatattaattatgtgaattgcattcatataattaaatttaatataaatttgatttatatgaaatactatgattaattgagagatttttcaaactataggttatattatattataatataatataaaacatagATTACAAATGATATATTagatatgacatttaatataatgtatattatatgataagttggctatcatataattatattatattattattaaattaaaaaaattactttaatttcaaaataaaatggaTCAAGGAAGTTATGTAACTCCTTCCACATATCTCTCCTAAAAATGACCGTGGAATGTGGAGTCGTTAGAACATTTTATGCTTTTCAAATTAACACAAAACGTTTTTTGCTTCCCCCAAGAATTTCCTCTCTTCCCAAAATTAACAAAGAGCCCACAATACTCCTGTAGATTCTCAACCAAACGAGAATACCTTGGTAATTTTGTGGTGATAGTCATGTTGGATTGCTACGTTTTTGGgagttttttgaaatttttatgacCAATCGAGGAGGAGCTTcatgaagaagttgttcttcaagggttagtcgAATTCTAACCCTTCTCCTAGTTCGTTTCAATTTGCATGATGTAAAATTTCTGTAATTTGCATAATTATTGTTCTGTAAATTTTATTCTATGAAACCTGGGAATTAGGAACAATCTTGCTTTCGCACTGGACCTCacgattccttcaattggtatcagagccaggtttttttgtcccaattttaatttttcataattGAATTTACAGTTAATGGTGGGTTTTGTACATTTACTGCATTTATAGTTGATGAATGTATGTGAAATGTAAATGTTTTGCAATTTTGGATGTTTTGGGATTGGATTGTTTAGTTTTATTgcatttcttaaaaattgatttgTAAGGGTCGGGTGTTTTAGGCATTTAATTGCAATAGAGTTTGTAATTTCATTATCATGTGTCGTTCGTTATTTTCTATAGAAAACGAGGCCCAATTCAGAGTAGAATCGATGAAGATTACCACTGTATAATAGGCGACTGTATAGTAATGTTGCAACGTTGTGCCCTAGAATTGCAACGTTGCGATGAGGCAGATGGATCATCTTTTCCGTAGAATTGTAACGCTAGGTcaaagcgttgcaatgctctgagACGGAAAATGAGTCGGTTTGTCGCTCAGCTTGTTTGGTCCGATTCGCTTGGTTTGAGTGGTTGCGGGTGGTTCAGGTTTTAGGCAGTTCGGTTCATGTCGTTCAAGTCCCAGTTCACTTGTTTTTTAACTGGTTTGAAtgttatttttgtaatagttattttttattaattaaattaatataaatggtatattaatttaattaattactcagAAAGTCCAATCCCAGTCTAtaaattgttgtttaaattatgcatttcatatggtttaattttgtttatatatgtcataatgtatgccatatagtaaaatcccaccataggttatgccttattcatgcatcatttatattataaatatcataatatatagatgcatgattttattttatagcatgctcatgcatcataaaatataagtgttataatatatgcttgcatgcattaataacatagtatGCATCATTTAGATTATaagggttataatatatagtttggatgtatggatgtatatatgttattaattttttcattactttagtatatataaatgttatgtatgttaagtaatgaaatgggaattgcatgaagcatgacactactttaaatacttttataaatgttataattttattaagtatgTCATTTAAtgcaatgtatgattttaatttgtttcattttataatcgttaaaattcaatgaaattaaaaattaaaatcaataatttagaattgcatgcaaacttaggttaaaatcatttttttaagatagttttaaaatatgattcacatataCCTAAGAtcacaatatttctaatgagatcggaaattagtttaatcttttaatccatttaataggattaggtttgttttaattaaaagattatattgaaaatgtgaattagatagatttgttacaaatatgcattattattgattaaagttgattaaattgtttaatggacattaatcaaagttgttcaactatctaaagtaagtgttacttttggacaaatttaaacaatcacttagtaaaaataagtagctgtatttttttaagttaaattagcCCTAGGTataacactcagtgggaggaaaatttcgtatatgatacttcatttttccttttcacatttctccctcaaagttcacaccatgagatctatactcggcctcgaggcatcTTTGCTTCTGTCCCCCTACgagtggtgtttgtataggtcaataacaaggtgaacgaagagagtgtttatagtaagtgggaccGGGATGTATTgcgggatgtgtgtcaacacatcccacggtctctctcattagtttgtagtaaattttcatgcgtGGCCTAGAGGCATCTTTTCTTGTGTGCCTAGATGGAATTTACTtaagtttgtaataaatattatagattCAATGTAGCCTATAAATGTCTcacttatcttttttttttattattatcaaaACACAACAATATCATGTACTCAAATCTCTCTCTTATTTTATCTCATTAGCTCTTCTGAGAGCAATTAGCCAAAAATGTGGTGTTTTTGGCTGTGGAGCGTTAGGCTTAAACTTTCAATGCATAATGATTTCAGCTACATAATGTTTTATTTGGGTTGTTGTATACTAGAGAGGAAAAGCCAGAGAATATAtgctacatgaatgattaataTAAAGAAACTTTATATACACCACTGAAACATAATCGAGATTTCATGACATTTAAAAGCTGTCACAAATATCATCAGAATTAGGACCCTTGGACTTTAAAAACTTTTGGGTCTGGTTCGACTTTTTCTAACAAGAATTTTTATGTCTCTTGCTTCCTGTAGCAACTAActcaaatttctaaatttccGTACCTTAATCAGCTAACCTCTAACAGACATCTCTAGTAAGTAGTGTGGATTTCACTTCTAAATTTAGAGTCATTTCCAATCAATATAAGAATCAATAAAATTCTCATGTGACAATGGCAAAGATATCTAACAAAATTAATGCAGCATATTAATAATCTACCTTAACCTTTATGTTACGCAATTCTAATAGGACTTTATTAAACCAATCTAGATGATCTATAAGGGTTACAGCTTCCTGCATACATAGACATATACACATTGCTTCAGAAGCAACTTCTTGATTAACAACTTCGTCATGTAGAgacttttcaacttcaaccaaaGATAAGCAACAATTTCTTTATCTAAAATCTCAATGATACATCATCACAAAGCATAGTGATGCAACAGGAAAGGTATTAGGCCAAATCCATGGCCAAGCAAGGAAAGTTCATCCCTAAGATGAGAGAGCACTCTCCTTAGAACacaaatttagattaaaaagataataataaaattctTCCTATTTCAACCCATTGGCTATTAATAGCCCTACAATAAGATAAGACAattataactaattaattataattaattaatctaaattaacaACTAAGCTAAATATTAACTAAAATATACTCATTCTCCTAACTCTTCTCATCATTCACCTCAActtaaaaaaatgaactcaTCCTTGAATTCAAGGTGATGGTGAAGTCTCATTATCTTGACTCTTCGAGTGTGATAGGCTCCGACTGAAAAATCTCGGTACAAGATTGACAAATCCAAAGTGGAAATAAAATccaacttaaaattaaaatcatcctccgtgaaaatttgataaaatataaatgGAAATCAAACTTGCAATCACCTAATAATAACCCCAATTTGAATGACTGGCCCAATGGAAAAATCAGCAATGTGTCACTTAGGTTTAGGGTTGTAGATGAAAATACCAAAATGGCCCTTGTCTCCAACTTCTTTTGTTCTTCACCGTGTGTAACTGCTACCCAACTCTCCTTTTCTTCTCCATAAAAATTCTTCTTCTCCATCTGTCCTCTACAATGCTGGGCGAATTGACGTCCACCACGATCGACTCTGATGAAGATCCGGTGGTGTAGGTGTCTCCCTCCAATGACGAAACTTCAAGTCCGATAACATCAAAAGCTGGCGAATCGATCTCCTCCGACGATATCAGACTTCGGCCTCTTCCAAAAACATCGTGAATCTCCCCTCTCCGTCCGGTGATTGGTCTCCGGCGAATCGGCCTCCGACGACGCTTCCGCAGCCATTGACGATCTGTGCTTCAGTTGGACGTCCTCTAATTCTTCATCAACGACCATTTTGGGTCTTAGGTCGATAACAATGGGCTCCGACGAACCCTTCTTTCCAGCCTTCTTCTCTTAGgccttcaatttcttcttcgATTTTCTTTCTCGTTTCGGTTCTCTCTCTGCAACTATTCCACGGGCGTCAAATACTTCTCGAATCTGATTTcttctttatattttcttttttaatttctacAATGTTACTGTCATTCTTCATAATTGTAATATGCTTCGTCTTCACCATCATATTCTttttgtaatgatttaaaaatatatcttaGAGGATGAATTTTTTTAAGATCTTTTGGTACAGAATCTTATGGGTAAGTATAATATTCAGGATATTTCAATTTGTGTTATTTGGTTGGATGGACTATAACGTGTTAGATGAGATATAGTAGTGATGAACATGATGATACTCGGTGGTGGAGAAGCAAATCCGACAGTCCGCCATTGATGAGGGTATCACCAACTGCCATCTATGATTTCACATCTCTTTGGGAACGTCATTTCAAGCTGATATCAATTGATGCAGCAATTGATATCAAGCTTCAAAAGGTATTAGGCCAAATTTATAGACGAGTAAAGAAAGTTCATTCCTAAGATGAGAGAACATATCTTTATattcaaaacataaaaataaaaagtttctTATTACAACTCTAAATTGAGTCTTACACTAAATTAGGATAATGaactaattaattctaattaattaatctaaatttaaccactaaattaaatattaaccaAAATATACTCATTATTATAATTCTCCTCTTCACATAGCATGATAGTTGAATGGGTCTTTTTCTCTAAAGTCTTCCATTCTTTGTCATCAACGACTACTTTCTTCGACTTATCAGTAGCGCGAAATTTCAAGCCCTAACGATTAGGCTCTGACACCAATTTGTTATGAAAACGTGAAATAGAGAATACATAAAGCGTAAAGAAATACAAAATCAACACATAGATTTACGTAGTTAACTAATAATTCCTTAGTTACATTCATAGGTAGAGAgagataataattttattagacaaaaaattcaaaatatagattAGATGTGCGTCAATGGCAACAAAGTTTATATAACGTGCTTCTCTCAACCCTAAATTAGAAAGCGTAAATCatgtaaatatgaaaaatatgaattcaacttaaatcatatttaagaCATTCCAACAAACCACTTGGCCTTGAACTATGCATATTACGAAGTCATGTTGACATGAAATTGAAGCTTAATTACAACCTATTTAGAGGGTTAGTgtaatttataacaaaaaaaatatataattttttaaattaaaatgaatcaaatttgaagatataaaaaccaaaatgaatAAGATTTAAGTTCATAATccatattgaaaatttgatgtAAACAAAGTTATAGATGCTTAAATTTTATctcactatatttataattttatcatttgaaacCAAATAAGCTTGTAACTTCCactataatttattttactaagatgcaaatttaattatatgccTAGAGATTAATGTCTCTTTCATAAGAAAACAACTATATAGTTTCCAACCAAAGAGCCATTCCTACTAATCAAGAAGTTCCATTTTTTCTGTCCCCAACATTCTCATAAAAGTATTCATAAGCTTGAGGAGGGAGACGTGGATTTAAAGCAATTTCAAGAGGGTTCTTTCTAATACACGTTACTCCAACGCCCATCTCCATATTGATCAATTCATTTGATGGCCTACCAACTTCAAACGTATGGAGTAGTTTGGCAAGTGTGAGACTTACAATTTGGAGGGCAAAAGAGATTCCAGGACACATCATTCGACCACTTCCAAATGGTATTAGTTGAGGATGTTGTCCTCTAACATCGAAGTGATTTTTCCTACTAAGAAATCTTTCAGGTCGAAATTCATTAGGATCTTCCCATACAAGTGGATCTCTATGAAGCTTTTGAAGATTCACTAGTAGACGTGTCTGTGTCGAGACATGGTAGTCAGCAACTATGCAATTTTTGATAGATTCATGAGGGAATGCAATTGGCACTGCAGGGTATAAACGTAATGTTTCCTTCACTACTGCTTGGAGATATAGTAGATTTTTCACATCCGATTCTTCCACTTTTCTTCCTTGCCCAACTTGTTCGTCTAATTCAAACTGGAGTGTCTTGAGCGCTTCTGGATTGTTGAGAAGTAATGCAAGAGCCCATTGCATTGTTATTGATGTAGTTTCAAATCCCCCCAACATCATAGACTACACATATAGTTTCATCTACTTGAATTAGAAAAGACCATGGTCGTATATATTAGCTATTtataaggaaataaaaaaacattttcctATTAATTTGGGTgcacctattttttaaaatccaagCTTAGTGGCCTAACTATAATTCACATAAAGATCAAATGTATTCAATATATGTATAGACAAACTCTACAACAGTGTAGTTTTATGTTATAACTATAGAATTGTGTTAACTTGAGCATAACTTAATTGATATAAAACATATGTACTCTAAGTTAAGAAGGGAGAGGTTTGTCTTTACTAATCATCACGCATAATGTtataataaaaactatataaCTATACCATGCCTTtgtttcaataataataataataataataaagaattagGTATGCATACCAAACAAGTAGCTTTGGTGATTCTATCGTCGTCGTCATCATAGCTAGAAAGTTGTTCATCATCTTTAACAAGAGAAAGCATCACATCCATGAAGTCAAACTCTTCTACGTCCATCTCAATCAAACTTCCCTTTTGCCGGTGCTCTTTAAGCCATCTCTTAAGCATCTCGTCCAAGACCTTGGCCGTCTTCATCATTGCCTTCTCATGTCCTCCGATGTCCAACCACCGTAGAAATGGAAACCAATCTCCCGGAACAAACaatccaaataaatcaataacaTCCCTCATTGCCTTTTTATACTTTTCACCATCATCACCTTTGAAAGCCCTCGAAAATCTTTCCCCGGTCACCATCCTAAAGATAGTATTCAACGTTAGTTCTCCAAACCATGTCTTCATCTCCGCCAACACTTTGTCGTCGCTCCTCCCATTGTCTCTACGTCGTCTATGCCATAACTCATATAGTCCCTTCATTGAACTCTCAACTTCGGAAATTCTGATGTGTTTGAGCTGTTCGAGGCGGTGGCTCGAGAGGAGTTCGTGAGTGGCTATTTTCCGCATATGGGTACGGAGTGGACCGGATAGGGTTGTCCCAATCAGGGCATAGTCATAGCCGAGTAGCTTCCCGGCAGCAATCTTGGGTCGAGACGCAAAGATTTTGTCGTTTGTAGTAAAACACTCTCTGGCTATTTTCCAATTGCTTACAACCAAGGCCTTCTTCATGCCCAACCTTAACGTAAAGATTGGGCCATAAGCGTCTGCCATTTTGGCTAAAGTTAATTGAATTGGCTCTGTTGCACTCAGCAGATGGAGGTGACCAACCACCGGCCAACCGCCGGGTGCTTCAGGTGGTTGCCTCTTCCGTTGAGCACCAAATTTTTTGTAAATACTAAAAGCGACATATAAAAACAAGATTCCGGCGAGGATTAATCCGGCGGAGGAGATTTGAGGTAGTCCCATTTTGCAGTCCGGtgaaaaatggagatttttggAGGGTTTTTAATTGTATCGTATTAATAAATTATTGGTTTTCCAATTTCATAAACAGAATATGTCAATGAAAATAATACTTTGAATTATTGAATGTTTGGCTAAAGATACAAAATAGTCTCAATAATTCTCATGGTTAGTTCTTGATTTAGTTCTCAATCTTctacaattttcaattttgcatTCAATGCATAGTTTTTAATTTGGGGATCATTCCACTccaaatttgtttgaattttaggTTAAATAGCATTTTGGTCTATATATTTTGGACTCCTTAAATTTCAATTCCTTGTATTCTTAGGTtatatttggtaatcatttgattttttattttcaatttttaagattAAGCATATTTCATGTACATTTCTTACAACGATTTGCATCTTTATTGAATACTGTggttgaatttcaaaaataaaaacaactttttaaatactacttttttagttctcaaaatttcacttggttttttaaagcattggtgaaaagtagataagaaatgaagaaatttagaagtggaagtagtgtttataagtttaattttaaaaaaaaaacaaaaaataaaataattacctaACGTAGCCTTAGGTTTCAATGTTAGTTCCAGTAGTTTCTATAAATCCTAAATTTAGTCTATTGAAATTAATGTAtggaaattaataaaataataataacatgttttatgaaaataaataaattatgtgaatatgtttctaaaaatgataataaaaatgcaaacaaataaataaaatcatttagaaaataatatatatctataataaACTAGAAGCATGGACTAAAATTGAAGGTTTATTCAAAGAATTTGAACTAAAGTTTTACATTTGATAGTATAAGAACAAATAAACAAGCTCTAAAGTACAAAACTAGAGTTatattttaacttaaattatactaacaaaaattttataaatcaatATTGTTAAGTACCTACAAGAATGAATAGATCATTAAACTATCATTTTATTAATATACTTATATACATGAATTTGTTGTTCGAAATTAAGCTAACGCAAAACTTCTCTGTCTTTTTAAGAGACTAGTTAAAGAACATGTGTAATACACGTGACAACTCGTAaccttaattaaattttttttaatattttaatattatcattttttaatttcattaaaaatttagatcttatacaaagtaaaaaaattgtgctagtaattaaattataaaataaatatgttaatattttaGCATTCTAATATAGAGGTATACCTCAAAtcatgtaattttaattataagaaACCAAAGaatgtttagtttttgtttaaagtttatttttatcatAAATAGATATTAGTTtaacactatttttttaaaaatgacattttgtattatatttaaaatagtaaaatacatttttcattCGTAAGTTATTCAACAAGGAAATATAGTAAACGTTTTTTTTTCACcctaaattatatgaaatcgTAAACTTACAATATATATTGTAACTTTCGTATATAAAAGCAAAAAACTATCCTTattatgattaatttttaaatgaatattattatttttatctcaaaaccagttttaattatattttagaaCTTTTCTAATAGATctcatttgaaaatattttcttcatatGAGAGTACTCAATAACTAACGGACTGAAACAATTGAATAGTTTATTTTTTACAACTGTCTCAACTACcaaattcaagaaagactgTAATTTATGCAATGTGAGCCTTACTGTAATTTATGTAACGTGAGCCTTTCTTCTATTAActttgatataaatatatatccAGATCAAAATAAGTAAGAAATTCTAAAATGATATAGGAAACtgataaattatataaatattacaatatttttataaatcacATAAATAAATGTTGACTTCTtagaattttcaaaacaaaaacatgcCTCTAATATATTATGCATTGGTCTTTCTTCTATAAAAACTTGCCTTGAAAGTGGTATTTCAATCTtctaaaattgataaaattgtttatactaaatttttcatattccaacttttaacatttttatcGTTTCACAATTCTACAAACAGTGGCACAATCAGAAATTTTATACAGggacactatatatatatatatatgtaaaaaagTATTCATAACTTCATAAATGAACTAAATTAGTATATTACAATTGCCTTTGTTTTGAAATCGTTCCATGATAACTTCAGTATATAACTTATCAAATAAATCCTTTTCAATATAAGTTATAAGACAATCATTCATCAATTGATCTCCCATTCGATTATGTAATCGAGTCTTCACAATATGCATAGCAGAAAATGTTCTCTCTACCATAGTACTTtgaacaattttcattttcaaaaatcaaatttcttttaattttaaaaatcatttcaaaattaaaactacaATTCAACTCTTAATTTTATAACtaaaactgaaattttattaattttacaaaaaataattcattaaataatttttctaataaaattaataattaatagttagtcaaacaattttattaatctattaatttcatatcaaatattaaattaatttaacaccaaTTCCATCACCATGAATCTCCATTCATGAAATTAACTTTTAGGTCATTAATTggttctccaatttcgtttattaaatgtgtaattatatcacatataattactaatttcttaaactcaaatttgaacgattcaaattaacttatcatgttattctaaggctaattccgtttgtgagctagtaggagaacctaatggacctatagatcatgagctccaataattcgagattaattggttaaactctttacactgaattaacctACATCCATTAACTAGTaggtcacaccac
This region includes:
- the LOC120086933 gene encoding cytochrome P450 CYP82D47-like, coding for MGLPQISSAGLILAGILFLYVAFSIYKKFGAQRKRQPPEAPGGWPVVGHLHLLSATEPIQLTLAKMADAYGPIFTLRLGMKKALVVSNWKIARECFTTNDKIFASRPKIAAGKLLGYDYALIGTTLSGPLRTHMRKIATHELLSSHRLEQLKHIRISEVESSMKGLYELWHRRRRDNGRSDDKVLAEMKTWFGELTLNTIFRMVTGERFSRAFKGDDGEKYKKAMRDVIDLFGLFVPGDWFPFLRWLDIGGHEKAMMKTAKVLDEMLKRWLKEHRQKGSLIEMDVEEFDFMDVMLSLVKDDEQLSSYDDDDDRITKATCLSMMLGGFETTSITMQWALALLLNNPEALKTLQFELDEQVGQGRKVEESDVKNLLYLQAVVKETLRLYPAVPIAFPHESIKNCIVADYHVSTQTRLLVNLQKLHRDPLVWEDPNEFRPERFLSRKNHFDVRGQHPQLIPFGSGRMMCPGISFALQIVSLTLAKLLHTFEVGRPSNELINMEMGVGVTCIRKNPLEIALNPRLPPQAYEYFYENVGDRKNGTS